The Arthrobacter sp. D5-1 genome segment CCCGGTTGTCTCCATGGTGGACTGGTTCCTCGGACGGCGCGGCGGATCCGGCTTGTCCTTGCCGGACCTCGGCCTCTACGTCCTGGCCCAGATTGCCGGTGCCATCGGTGGCAGTGTCTTGGCGAACGCGATGTTTGAGGTGGGTACGTCCATCTCGACCAAGGGGCGGGCAACGGCGGGTCATCTGCTGGCCGAGGTGGTCGCGACTGCCGGTCTGGTCCTGCTGATCTTCTCCCTTGCGGCCACCAAACGCGGCGCTTTGGCCGCCCCGGCTGTAGGTGCCTACATCGGCGCTGCGTACTGGTTTACGTCCTCCACGTCGTTCGCGAACCCGGCCGTGACCATCGGCCGTATCTTCAGCGACACTTTCGCTGGCATTGCGCCGGGTTCCGTCCCACCATTCCTCGCCGTCCAGGTCCTCGGTGCGGCTGTTGGCGTTGGAATCCTGCTCCTGCTTTTCCCGCATGCCGGCCGGGCCGCCGCCGACGTTGTCATCCCTCACTCCGTAGAAGCGGCCAAGCAGTAGTCCCCCCGGCCTAAACATTGATGAATGTCAATGTTGCGGCATAATAGGTAGATGAC includes the following:
- a CDS encoding MIP/aquaporin family protein, producing MTSLQPPLWRRAIAEFLGTGLLVAIVVGSGIAAAQLSPNDTGLQLLQNSTATVLGLTVLILMFGPVSGAHFNPVVSMVDWFLGRRGGSGLSLPDLGLYVLAQIAGAIGGSVLANAMFEVGTSISTKGRATAGHLLAEVVATAGLVLLIFSLAATKRGALAAPAVGAYIGAAYWFTSSTSFANPAVTIGRIFSDTFAGIAPGSVPPFLAVQVLGAAVGVGILLLLFPHAGRAAADVVIPHSVEAAKQ